ACAGCAAGACATGCTCAAGGCACTGTTCCAGGTCAATTACCTTTATTGGTTAGAAAAGAACGCAGGAATTGGAGGAAGAGGAACCCTGAATGATTCCAGACCTGGTGGGAGGTTGCATACATCTCTGGATTATGTAGAAAGGGAATTCAACCATCTAAAAAATGATGGAGAATCGGTAGGCTGGGTCACGGACGGGCTTATTGCAAGGCCATTGCCAAATAGGATTCGCATTGGCGATACAACATCCTCAAACTCGGTGAGTAGCTGACACGGCCAAAGACTGGTGGTTTTCATTCATGACCACTTGCATAGCTGCTTGGGAAAGCTAGTTGGGATTCAACATTTCTTGAAGATCAAGGACTGGTTGGTAATTGGCCATTGGTGCAATGCGTGCAACAAAGTGAGTGGCCCCAAGATAACCACAACTAGTTGAAGCCATATGGTGACATGGTGTGGCAAAAGCCCACTTTGCCTATCTCATTGGCAGTGAAATGGACTGACCCGGAAACAGTCACATAACTGGGAAACAACATACAGCTTTTATTTTTGAGATTGCACCCCACGGATAGATTGAGTTGTGCATATAAAAACTCCACTTTTTGCTTGTATCGCAACCAAACCTGTATAATATATACTACAGTTGGGCAAAATCTCGTACAAATACATTTCGTTCCACAAATTTGATGTCTCTCTACAGTTATAGATTGTCTTTGCCACAAATGCTGACATTGCTTGTATATTCTACCTAAAAAGCAAAACTTGATTTAACAATTTGCTGACttgtaaaaacaaaatatagtcACCTCCAAACGTTATTTTTGTCTCTAGAAAAAAGAACGCACAGATTTTCAGAATGAAAAATGCTAAAGAATCAATGGCCGCCTGCCCTGTTTTATACTGATTGTTAAACTTTTCCAGAACGTATGAAAAAGAGTCATAAATTTCATATCTCGATCAAAAACTAAAGTAGCTGCTTCCGTTTTCATTTCACGTTATCATCAACTCCACGTTACGTATAAAACGCACTAGAACCGTCTGAGAAAGTGAGAGTTAGAAAGATGAAGGAGGTAGAGGAACTGTGGAGGGAAGTAAGGGATTTGAGCTTGGGAAACAGTGGAAGAGTAGAGAGACTAGAGTGTCCACCTAACCCAGTTGAATTCCTGAGAGACTTCGTAACTCCAAACAAGCCATGCATAATCTCCAACGCCATCTCACACTGGCCCGCACTCTCTTCCTGGCCCCACCACGCCTACCTCTCCCAAACCCTCTCCGCCGCCACCATCTCCCTCCACCTCACCCCCACCGGCGCCGCCGACGCCCTCGCCCCTCTCCATTCCTCCCTCTGCTTCGCCTCCGCGCACGTGCAGCACGTGCCCTTCCCCGAAGCCCTTAGCCTCATCTCCAATTCGGAACCCCACAAGCTTGTGGCTTACGCGCAGCAACAAAACGATTGCTTTCGCTCTGAGTATTCGTCTCTCGCCGCTGACTGTGATCCGCACCTCGGTTGGGCCACCGAAGCTATTGGGTCTGAGCCCGAAGCTGTGAACCTTTGGATTGGTAACCAACATTCCCAAACCTCGTTCCACAAGGATCATTACGAGAATCTCTACGCTGTTGTCACTGGGGAGAAACACTTTATCTTGCTGCCACCTACTGATGTTCATCGCTTGTACATTCGTCAGTACCCTGCTGCCACTTACACATATTCTTCGGTATTTTCATCCCATTGttttttattcaagaaaatatgcatttttcttttcttttcattccATAGGGTGGTACCATCATTTATATGTGAAGTTACTGACAAGTAACTTTACCGAGGCTATCAAGCtataaattttatcttttcGTAACTAGTTTTGTATTGGTAGAAACTTACAGTATGCTAGCAAAGTTAGAAGCTGAAACTTTCAAGGAAGAAACAACGCagttgatttttattttgaaaccAAATTGTAGTTTTgctccttttttttcttcttgttgaAGGGGTCTGGACTTTACTACAAAAAGTATCAGCTTTTGGAGTTGATTTCATTTGGGTGTTGTGGGTTTGTTTGTAGGATACAGGAGAGTTCGATTTGGAGCTTGAGAGGCCAACAAGACATGTGCCTTGGTGCAGTGTGGATCCATATCCTTCTGTGGAGACCGTGGATGATGAGATGGCCAAATTTCCCCTGTACTTCAATGGCCCTCGGCCTTTTGAATGTACTGTGAAGGCCGGGGAGGTTCTCTATTTGTAAGATTCCCCTCTTCTGCATTTGCATGTGTCTAATTCTCGTTTTCTTTCTTCTGTTGGATGTTCTTTATCATCTGTTTGTTTCCGATATTCTGCCAATTTTACTCTTTATGATGCCATCATATGTCAATCGCTGCTTAAGCACCTGTTATGTCTAATTTATGTGGAGAAAAGGATACACTGCACCATGGAAATCCAGTTTTGGTGCTATTTGGAAGCACATTCAAACCATTTTGTTATGCCATAGCATGTCGGGTCAATTCGTCATTAAGCAACTTGACTTTGCTATATGTAAAGCTCATGAAACATGGGATATTTTATTCACAAATTGTGGTGTGGAGCAGGAGATTTGTAATTCCTGTTCTGCAAATGTATTTCCACGTCctgatataattttttctagACAACTTTGCAATATTTACTGAGGCTTCTGTCCAGCAATTTTTGTCATACAGCACGAGTGAATACATGAATTTGGTGGTATTTATTTCTGTTGGTATATTCCGCTTTAAGTGTTTCTGCCCTCTTCCCTCAACCCCtgaaaagataagaaaaaaacaagGAAAGCATTGCACGACTAGCTCAATGTAGCAATTACTTTCAATATAATGGGAATTTTTTGGCAATCGTGTTAGAGATTTTTCCTTTGTTTGGTTGCATCAAAGTGTACCAGATTGTTAACTTGAAAGAAGAGTATTGGAAGTGGGAATAACCAAGACTGTAGTTGTCTATTGATTATCCTGTCTGTAGTATATGCTGAAGGAGGAAACTAATGCAGGCCTAGCATGTGGTTCCATCATGTTAGACAGGGTGCGGATGATGGAGGATTAACTATTGCAGTAAATTATTGTAAGGACCCAACCTTCCCTTTTCAGTTCCAGGTCCAATTTTAATCAGAATTTTGATGTTACTTGTATGTTATGCAGGGTACGATATGCAGTTCGATGTTAAGTATGCTTATTTCAACTTCTTACAATCTATCCAATATCGATCCACTCCAAGTCCAATGCTAAAAGATAATTTGGCTGAGGAGATAGATTCAGGTCCTGATGAATATGAATCTTGATGAATTCTCATTTCTCAGCCTGCCATATTTAATGAATTGAATTCAGGTGAATGCTGAAGACCAAAAGTAAATGGTACTTCACCAAACACCTTCAGGAAACAGTTTGAGAAAGCATTATTTCCCAAAACGTGCAGCTACTTGTTCGATGGTGACATGACTTGTGCCTAGTGCCATACAGTTTTGTCCTTCATTTGTAGCATATGATGCCAATTTTCCCCATTACCATTTTCTTTTCACCCTTATTGCCGGGTTGCTGTATGTATTAGTCTTGTTGAGCAAATTGTCCCAAGACAGGTTGTGTTGTGTGTTGTGTCTAGTGCCACAAACAACCCATTGTTTTATACATATGCGTTCTGCAATATCCATAAAGTGTTTAGCATTTGTTTTCCCCCCTTACCTTATGGACGTTTCTACTAGGAAAAAATGTTCTGCACCATTGAAGTGAGGCAATTATTtggttttttgttttattttagaagaatattttttaaatgtgtattgtttatgaaaaagataaaatgtGAGATAAAAATGGTTATGTATAATAAGgttgaatatttttttcaactaaaatgcttgaattttgtttttggtttcTCCAGGGCATTTCACTCATTTTCGCCATGTGATCTGGTTTCTTGGGTTAAATTGAATTGAATCCATTGACATGTTTAGGCAACCATAGTAAATGTGGACAATTCTCACATGTATCATGTAGACCATGTGGCAGCTTATATGATACAATTATCTACCTCGTGATAACTGCTAGATGTCTCTTTCCAAGATTTTATTGATTTCTTgaaaattcttaaaattatattttagcccttaaattttgttatgattGAAGTTTATACGGATTTCTCTACCAAATATCAAAATATTCGGAATGAGTTATTGTGTATatcttttttcaatttatagaCACCTATTCACATTCATTTGATGTGTGTGATGTCAAAAATAATGTTAACTATCCTACTTATACTAGGAGGGTATATAGAAATTCATGGAAAGAAGAGTGTAAGATTCGAAAAGTCACCTTGGCACGAGTTATTTTATGTAAATAGcttattttttgtttacttGAAATGTTGTatgtatacaatttttttatttttaaatatattaaattacaatttcttttattctatcacataaattaaaacatttttcacttacttttctttcatttttatttttccttttctcttttttttttcaaactgtaaatacttaaaaataaaattaattttgaggTGTTTCTTATGCAAAGGAAAGGATAATAGGATAAGAAAGGCAAATGTAGAAGACGAAGAACTGAAAGTGAGGGTGGTATTTGGACGATTATGATAGAAGAAACATTGGTAGCGGAATCCTAGGTTGTCTTCTACATGAAAAATGGTACTCATCACTGCACCTGTGCCAACACTACCTTCCCACCACCTATTGTTAGACCAAAACCTTGATCCGAAGAACCACAAACCACGTACTTTGTCTTCTCCCAGCCATCAACTCGAGCTTCTACCACCGCTGCGCTACCCCATTCACACCTTCCCACGTCCCCTTATTCCTCAAACAACTACTTTCACCAAGAAGgagataaagaaaaagaagagaaaagaggCTACAACCTTAGACATATTGCACTTGATGGACGCTCTACCTTTTCCTATAACCATTGACATATACACTTCTTTGATAAAAGAGTGCACTGTTTCCGGCGACCCAGAAACTGCCATTGAGTTGTACACTCACATCTCCAAGAGCGACATCAAACCACCCTTGCCTTTCCTCAATCGGATTCTCATTATGTTCGTGTCCTGTGGTATGTTGGAAAATGCACGCCACATGTTTGAAAAAATGCGTGTAAGGGACTTCAACTCTTGGGCGACCTTGTTTGTTGCTTACTATGATAATGCCGAGTATGAGGAGGCCACGGCTGTTTTTGTCAACATGTTAGGTCAATTGGGTATGTTGCAGTTTCCTCCATGGATATGGGCTTGTCTTCTCAGGGCTTGTGCATGCACTTTGAATGTGCCTCTGGGATTGCAAGTTCATGGATGGTTGTTGAAGTTGGGTGCTTGTGATCATGTGCTTCTCAGCAGCTCCTTGATAAACTTTTACGGGAGATTTACGTGCCTGGAAGATGCGAGTGCTGTCTTCAATGGGGTGTCGCGGCACAACACGCTGACTTGGACGGCAAAAATCGTTAGTGGTTGCAGGGAAAGGCATTTCTCTGAGGTTTTTGGCGACTTCAGGGAGATGGGAATGCGAGGGGTGAAGAAGGACTGCTTCACGTTTTCTAGTGTTCTCAAGGCTTGTGGAAAGATGCTGAATCAGGAACGATGTGGTGAACAAGTCCATGCTGATGCCATCAAACTTGGGCTGATCTCGGATCACTATGTGCAGTGTAGTTTGATTGCCATGTATGGAAGATGTGGGTTGTTGACAGATGCAAAAGATGTGTTTGAGATGACCCGAGAGGAGAGAAAGGTTGATTGTTGGAATGCTATGCTTATGGGTTACACACAGAATGGTTTCCACATTGAAGCTGTCAAGTTTCTGTATCAGATGCAGGCAGCTGGAATGCAGCCCTGGGAATCTCTgcttaaaaaattaagaattgcTTGTGGCAGTATTACCTACTCAAACATGAATTAACTGTATAACAAGTATAGTATTGTACATTGACAGTGTAAAAAAATGTTGAATGGATACCCCAACACCTACCTTAAAAATGTTGAatgttaaaaattgtttattcACTATTTTTGTGTCTAACGTAAAATATTAGTTTAGAGCAATGTTTCAAAATTTGGAATCCTTTGTGTTTAGATTGTGCCATAATTTGAAAGGTTTCTCATCAATAGATAATTGatttaattaccttattcgtTCTATATTTAGAATCAATATTCAATTTGGTAtagtggttttaaaaaaaataaatttggtctctatgttttttaaaatgtatcgaAATTggttattttcattattattatgtCTATGTGGCAGGAAAGAGAGGAGAGAGTGTTTATGCAGGAGAGAGTGTGTTTATGTGGAGAGTGAGTATTTATGTGGAGAGAGGTgagatttattattattattattattattaatattgttattactattattattatagttgttattattattatttttattgttattattgctGTTGCTGTTATTTTTCTTcatattgatattatttttcttaatattaatattattattattactgctgttattttttattattattactactattattattattaataataataaaataataatactaataataataataaaaataacagcagtaataataataataatattaatattaagaaaaataatattaatattaataataataataatattaatatgaatattaagaaaaataatatttataataataataataatagtaataataatattaatattaagaaaaataatattaatattaagaataataatagtaataataataatatttatattaataataataataataactctcAATCTTACCTTTCTCCACGTAAACACTCTCCCCCCACATAAACACCCTCTCTCTCTCCCCATAAACATCCTCTCTCTGCCACATAGACATTCTCTCCCTGCCATGTGAGCAACACCTAACGCTGTTAGGTGAAATTTAACGGAAAGCAGCAATTtggatatattttaaaaaatatagggaccaaattgatatttttaaaaaccatgGCACCAAATTAAATATTGACCAAAATATAATAacgaataaggtaattaaatctagataatttgaatttttttacttcttcctaagtaaaaaaaaagatataaaatatctAACTTTCTTTCTAATAGTCGTTTGgtagaaagaagaaaaacaagagaaagtgcaaaagaaaaaaaaatgtaacaaatgagaaaaaaaaagtttgtttaaagaaaaaataaattattttatttattattaataatttctttatttttaacattatttttttcatcattcattaatataataataaaaaaatagatccataattaataattgattatgaaaagttaaaataactttcaaacatttttctcacactatataaaataatcaattaattatgttttcttaacttttctcataacttttttttttcactatgaATGCATTTAAATCCTTAAATGCGTTATACTTTTGTGCTTTGTTCAAAACAAATCACATTTTAAGGATTTATAAACTATTATGCTCAATGTACCCAATACTTTCACTTTAGATAGAAACGACTATGTGATTTGAGTGTAAGAAGTTAAGAGAGGAAATTATATCTCTTATTATTTTCTACTGTgtgctttatttatttatttatttatattttcactCGTATATTTCTGTATCCGGTTTTTGTTATATGATGTTTAAGTTATATTGATTCTTTGCATTTTGGGATCTTTGACTTCCACGATCCCAAGATTTATCTTTTCGAGTACATTTCAATTTTTGAAGTTACAagataaaaatgattttaattcttaaaattacaaggctaaataaatataaataataaaataaataatatttggtATTTATAAAGATGAAAATCGAAAATCTCAACATCGGTATCTCTATCACAAAAACAAAATGTAAATGGAACAAAATCATAATTCAATAGCACGATTAATTAACAAATAATAGACGATAAACATCATTCATAATACGATTATCAACGTTTAGATTtgttggatcaagtctaatcgtTCATACTAAGGAAATTCAAGATAATAATCGTAAATAGGTATTATCTCcttaagataaaagataataaaaaatctGATCTTAAACTAATATCCTTAATTCAAACTTAAACTAATTTGGACGACAAAGTacaattttagaaaacaaaaattgagatCAAAAGACTCAAGAATTTGGGGatcatagataaaaaaaaacatgtgttAGAGAAATTTGAcctttgaagaaaaaaaattaaattaatttattaatgttattaatttcaGATTAATTTATCatgttctctctttctttcttgtgAAGTAGCtaatttcttcctccacctccatgATTTCTTCGAGCACCTCCATACTTTGTGGGAAAAGTCAAATTTActcttaatgaaattaaaaatcaaatcaCATAAGATATCCTTTTTTTTTGAAAAGTCAGTTTtacctttaaatttttttgacaaTTATCATAccactcacaaatttcaataaatttttttcatacaCCTACTCTAACACACTCCAATTCAAACACATTCACTCAATTTCTTTACACCTTCATCTTAAATCCTCACATATATTCTCAAATTCTTATACTTTAACTTTCCAATCCAACACACAGCCTCAATAGTTTATAATATCTACTaaatttttgaaacaaaaaattgAGGAAACTAAACTGCGATAAAAACAAGTGACTGGAAATAATTGAGAGAGAATATAAGCAGTGTAAAATAAATGAGTTGTTTGGAGTACTGGTGAAGTCGCATTCGCTTGACATCTTAAAATATCTGAGAAAACTTCAAGAAGCTTTTGACAAATATCTTACACGTTAGAACTTGTGGACTGAAAGGTTTTGGGGCCACAATTGGGAAATAGATGAAGTAGCTTATACTCCACCTATGCTTTTATTCGTGTTTGGACAAATAGTGAAGTTGAAAGTGAGTGTTGCTAAAACCTTCTTATCTCCTTCCCCAATCACCGGGGGACATTTTATTCCGTCTCCTTGTCCCGTTTCCAAGCATCAAACACATCTCAAAAATCTATCTCATCTTAATAAAATCACAAACTTTTTCATCATATCATTTTTCCTTCTTTATTACttgttaatgtaattttttttattaatatatgtttaCTGAGAATTTATATGTCTTACGATgtaattttgtttgaattaatatatatatttttttatagtttagaTAAGTTTGTTTTAATGATGAAAACATGGCATACAaactgttttaaatattttattttagaaaagttattaaatattcgtaatttaaaaaaattctgcaagtttttttatagatagatatcacttgaataaaaaaataaatataaataaaacttcCACCCAATAAAACAATTATTGACAAGTCTTACCGAAAATGTTTGTCATCTATCGCTACCACACCTTCATATCCTTACTTAAGTGGTAAAATGATGGGTGGGTTTGGATTTCCATTTAAAGATATTAAACATCAACGAATACGTGTTTAGATTGTCGTTTTATACTATATTTGATATTTAggtagaaaatgaaaaagtttggaagaagaaaaaatagtaaGAAATAAAAATGGTTTGAATTTAAAGAAAGATTAAATGAgtgtattttattattgtagggatatcgtgtgcggaagcgtgataatttcaaccaaagattatgggaaattaaagtaacaagtaaagtgagaatgataccagaatttttaggtggaaaacccctttaaatagaagtgaaaaaccaccggcgagagagccaaaactttTACTATAATGatactgggagtacaatgaattcctctcagactaatagataaatagccctaaaacaaatcctctctctatatgggttaaacacttacatcCAAGAacagaaatagagagtatatgaaaagagagaggaagcaagtgtgtgtTGCTTGTTTGTAGTGttgttacattgcttgaaggaagccactatatatagtggttctaggagacaacaataataaatacaattaatggtaattaacctcccattgattgcaattgattgcgacaattaatctcccattgattgcaattgattgtgacAATTAATCTCctattgattgcaattgattgcgaCAATTAATCTCCCAATTATGACAAGAAAAcggaaaggtgagtcataaacccacaaatctccaccttgacttGCCTTTGACTTGAACACTCTCTCTCACCATGAAGCCTTGATTAAGTATGGATAATACCAGCTAAGTTCAGGCAATGATCGAACTTAGCCGATGGAAGTGGCTTGGTCAACATGTCTGCAGGATTTTTGGTcgtatgaattttttcaacaattatatctcctgtatcaacaatgtctcggataaaatggtgtttaatttcaatgtgcttggtccttgagtgatacTTACTGTTCCTGGTCAAGTGGAGAGCActctgactatcacaaaatataacaagaacatcttGTTGAAGACCAAGTTCACTTACCAAGCCTCGAAGCCATATAGCCTCTTTCATACCTTCTGTAGCAGCGATATATTCTGCTTCAGTGGTGGACAAAACCGCAATGGCTTGAAGTGAAGAATACCAGCTGATAGTAGACCCACATAGGGTAAAAATGTAGGCTGAAAGTGACCTTCTCCTATCTAAATCACCACCATAGTCAGCATCAACATAGCCAACTGCTCCTTCGGGATCGGCTCTATGTTGATCAAATACCAACCCAAGATCTGGAGAACCTTTCAGATAACGAAGTATCCATTTAACGGCTTCCCAGTGTGCCTTGCCTGGATTATGCATGAACCTGCTAACAATGCTAACAGCATAAGCTAAATCAGGTCTAGTACATACCATAGCATACATGAAacttccaattgcatttgaatacgggacatgtgacatgcgtcttttgtcctcgtctgattttggacactgatctgatgacaacttgaagtgggtggcaattggagtattaacagctttgcagtctcgcattccaaatttgtcaagcatcttaagaacatacttcttttgtgataaaaaaagttttccagcttgacgatctctgttgatctccattcccaaaattttcttggcaggacgtaagtccttcatatcaaattcactGCTAAGTTGGGCCTTTAACTTGTTAACTAAAGATTTATCTCTTGCAGCAATcaacatgtcatcaacatataacaacAAGTATATAAATGACCCATCATATGTCTTTTGAAAATAGACACAATTATCATAGCAACT
The sequence above is a segment of the Phaseolus vulgaris cultivar G19833 chromosome 2, P. vulgaris v2.0, whole genome shotgun sequence genome. Coding sequences within it:
- the LOC137811074 gene encoding lysine-specific demethylase JMJ32 isoform X1, with translation MKEVEELWREVRDLSLGNSGRVERLECPPNPVEFLRDFVTPNKPCIISNAISHWPALSSWPHHAYLSQTLSAATISLHLTPTGAADALAPLHSSLCFASAHVQHVPFPEALSLISNSEPHKLVAYAQQQNDCFRSEYSSLAADCDPHLGWATEAIGSEPEAVNLWIGNQHSQTSFHKDHYENLYAVVTGEKHFILLPPTDVHRLYIRQYPAATYTYSSDTGEFDLELERPTRHVPWCSVDPYPSVETVDDEMAKFPLYFNGPRPFECTVKAGEVLYLPSMWFHHVRQGADDGGLTIAVNYWYDMQFDVKYAYFNFLQSIQYRSTPSPMLKDNLAEEIDSGPDEYES
- the LOC137811073 gene encoding pentatricopeptide repeat-containing protein At1g31790; the protein is MVLITAPVPTLPSHHLLLDQNLDPKNHKPRTLSSPSHQLELLPPLRYPIHTFPRPLIPQTTTFTKKEIKKKKRKEATTLDILHLMDALPFPITIDIYTSLIKECTVSGDPETAIELYTHISKSDIKPPLPFLNRILIMFVSCGMLENARHMFEKMRVRDFNSWATLFVAYYDNAEYEEATAVFVNMLGQLGMLQFPPWIWACLLRACACTLNVPLGLQVHGWLLKLGACDHVLLSSSLINFYGRFTCLEDASAVFNGVSRHNTLTWTAKIVSGCRERHFSEVFGDFREMGMRGVKKDCFTFSSVLKACGKMLNQERCGEQVHADAIKLGLISDHYVQCSLIAMYGRCGLLTDAKDVFEMTREERKVDCWNAMLMGYTQNGFHIEAVKFLYQMQAAGMQPWESLLKKLRIACGSITYSNMN
- the LOC137811074 gene encoding lysine-specific demethylase JMJ32 isoform X2 encodes the protein MKEVEELWREVRDLSLGNSGRVERLECPPNPVEFLRDFVTPNKPCIISNAISHWPALSSWPHHAYLSQTLSAATISLHLTPTGAADALAPLHSSLCFASAHVQHVPFPEALSLISNSEPHKLVAYAQQQNDCFRSEYSSLAADCDPHLGWATEAIGSEPEAVNLWIGNQHSQTSFHKDHYENLYAVVTGEKHFILLPPTDVHRLYIREFDLELERPTRHVPWCSVDPYPSVETVDDEMAKFPLYFNGPRPFECTVKAGEVLYLPSMWFHHVRQGADDGGLTIAVNYWYDMQFDVKYAYFNFLQSIQYRSTPSPMLKDNLAEEIDSGPDEYES